One region of Acropora muricata isolate sample 2 chromosome 13, ASM3666990v1, whole genome shotgun sequence genomic DNA includes:
- the LOC136895720 gene encoding peregrin-like isoform X2, giving the protein MLVNLGELIDNLRATKPPYECPLCQKIYKSYSGIEYHLRVFKHDGTEVIGATPTSSKKGKGRGRKSVKNKKPPPSPPNVSVPRETLTYAQAQEIVEVEIDGFPQRIHINDQLDLLDGDEISNGPPENSEKAVETVAFESVLIKPLSDSKSNNKKEQIGENKKPGLPLAEFGENDEPGFRQPDAPLRPTAYFRFIEQTSEELDEMVEYDMDEEDYVWLDTINDKRKSEGIAPVSQEIFETLMDRLEKESYFESQTNCDPNQYIDEDAVCCICNDGECQNSNAILFCDMCNLAVHQECYGVPYIPEGQWLCRRCLQSPSRAVDCVLCPNKTGAFKQTDNGKWGHVVCALWIPEVCFANTVFLEPIDSIENIPQARWKLTCYICKRRHGACIQCFKTNCYTAFHVTCAQQAGLYMKIEPIKGENGQLTVRKTAFCDVHTPSDSEVGKEEEESEDEVREKTSPSKSKTPGKTPNKTPAKACSKSAKSAKSKRSIKKFRKLLSEKKTTAVPIVNIPFIPAHRLSKIVGRVAMARKAQFIQSLQSYWMLKRQSRNGVPLLRRLQANHQSQKAGADESSERSQRIKAMKEQLHFWQRLRHDLERARLLVELIRKREKLKREQVKVKQHVVDLQLQPLNIVLRKTLDLLQTKDPGEIFAEPVDTEEVVDYCDVIDEPMDFSTMSKRIEDNHYRTMEQFERDFNLIIGNCLKYNAPDTVYYRAALKLRDQGRPIVRAARRQVERAGIDPVTGLHTEEIPTLADREPTEEDFVLTEEQRKEMTLEEQLKDLQEKLDMTQAIKHGGVRATRVRMLRKEIALVRRKLNQEKRHLSESSGCLDGSNLSESCLSPLEEEQPSKKFRTIDQNDSLNGVGSSGKSVDNEDRRLSGESLINRRTIANPSPGTSRRSGILFNKGRHRARRNLSAGADKFHFDIVTTSKHGLKSTPNRTFENDHVSTEGQVTENFPTDETGDERDLVFEERHQPLPVEEKKPQKRARDENLNTNYSCHVPKKTYKTELGKLIEDATLPMFDTPSDKLNNHFAFTNGLRQRSYRSYTSGSESDLSEIRMNGPRASRELCRKMSTLSEDELSTTDTENSSAENRAVNGPVDGKRKKKAAPRPRKTTTSDSEMADLPPMQPLDLVWAKCRGYPSYPALIINPRTKKGFLHHGVPIPVPPEDVLKERANTDELLYLVLFFDNRRTWQWLPRHKLEPLGQHMERDDYKLQEGRKTSMRKSVSQAYQRAIMHRNQVQGGGSRDSDDDDDVYEDVDDDARVKENGNDEDEEEESENEDVDNDNDEEHDPLEENGFV; this is encoded by the exons ATGTTAGTGAACTTAGGAGAACTTATCGACAACCTTCGGGCAACCAAGCCGCCCTATGAGTGTCCTTTATGTCAAAAGATCTACAAGAGTTATAGTGGAATTGAATATCATTTGCGCGTTTTCAAACACGATGGAACAGAAGTTATAGGAGCTACACCAACTTCGTCTAAAAAGGGAAAGGGTCGTGGAAGAAAAAGCGTTAAAAACAAGAAACCTCCACCTTCACCTCCAAATGTTAGCGTGCCTCGAGAGACGCTTACGTACGCTCAAGCGCAAGAAATTGTTGAGGTGGAAATCGATGGTTTTCCTCAAAGAATTCACATAAATGATCAACTGGACCTTTTAGATGGTGATGAAATTTCTAATGGCCCGCCGGAAAATTCCGAAAAAGCTGTAGAAACGGTCGCGTTTGAGTCAGTGTTGATCAAACCTCTCTCAGATAGCAAGTCGAATAACAAGAAAGAACAAATCGGCGAAAACAAAAAACCCGGTCTACCGTTGGCGGAATTTGGCGAAAACGATGAACCAGGATTCAGGCAACCCGATGCACCTTTAAGACCAACTGCTTATTTTCGATTCATTGAACAAACTAGTGAGGAATTGGACGAAATGGTGGAGTATGATATGGACGAAGAAGACTATGTGTGGCTAGATACAATAAACGATAAACGGAAGAGCGAAGGAATAGCTCCTGTGTCGCAGGAAATCTTTGAAACTCTTATGGACAGACTCGAGAAAGAGTCATACTTTGAGAGCCAAACGAATTGTGATCCAAACCAATACATCGATGAAGACGCCGTGTGTTGCATCTGCAATGACGGCGAGTGTCAAAATAGTAACGCAATCTTGTTCTGTGACATGTGTAACCTGGCCGTCCATCAAGAGTGTTATGGTGTACCGTATATTCCTGAGGGACAATGGCTTTGCAGGCGCTGTTTGCAGTCCCCATCGAGAGCAGTAGACTGTGTCCTTTGTCCAAATAAGACTGGCGCATTTAAACAAACTGACAATGGAAAATGGGGTCATGTTGTTTGTGCGTTATGGATCCCTGAAGTTTGCTTTGCAAACACGGTGTTCTTGGAACCAATTGACTCTATTGAAAATATTCCTCAAGCAAGATGGAAACTCACTTGTTACATTTGTAAGCGGCGCCATGGAGCATGCATTCAgtgttttaaaacaaactgCTATACAGCCTTCCATGTTACGTGTGCGCAACAGGCAGGATTATACATGAAAATAGAACCAATCAAAGGGGAAAATGGTCAGCTAACTGTCCGGAAAACCGCATTTTGTGATGTGCATACACCATCTGATTCAGAGGTgggaaaggaagaagaagaaagtgaagaTGAAGTCAGAGAAAAGACAAGTCCATCAAAAAGCAAGACTCCAGGAAAGACTCCAAACAAAACTCCTGCAAAAGCCTGCAGTAAATCAGCAAAATCTGCTAAATCCAAGAGAAGCATAAAAAAATTCAGGAAACTTTTATCTGAGAAGAAGACAACTGCAGTGCCAATAGTAAACATCCCCTTTATTCCTGCTCATCG GCTGAGCAAGATTGTTGGCCGTGTAGCCATGGCCCGCAAGGCACAATTTATTCAAAGCCTGCAGAGTTACTGGATGTTAAAGCGACAGTCGAGGAATGGAGTCCCTCTCTTAAGAAGACTCCAAGCTAATCACCAGAGTCAGAAAGCTGGGGCTGATGAG TCAAGTGAAAGGTCACAGAGGATCAAAGCTATGAAGGAACAATTGCATTTTTGGCAGCGTCTTAGGCATGACTTGGAGAGGGCACGTTTGTTAGTGGAATTAATTCGGAAAAGGGAGAAACTCAAAAGGGAACAG GTTAAAGTGAAACAACATGTTGTCGACCTTCAGCTGCAGCCATTAAACATTGTGCTCAGAAAAACACTGGACCTTCTGCAAACTAAAGACCCAGGAGAAATCTTTGCAGAGCCAGTTGATACAGAAGAG GTTGTCGACTACTGTGATGTTATTGATGAGCCTATGGATTTTTCAACAATGTCAAAGCGCATTGAAGATAACCATTACAGAACCATGGAGCAGTTTGAGCGTGACTTCAACCTCATCATTGGAAACTGTCTGAAGTACAATGCACCAGACACTGTGTACTACCGTGCGGCACTCAAATTGCGAGACCAAGGACGTCCCATTGTACGTGCAGCGAGGAGGCAAGTTGAGCGTGCTGGTATTGATCCTGTGACAGGATTACATACAGAAGAAATACCCACCCTTGCTGATAGGGAGCCAACAGAGGAAG ATTTTGTCTTGACGGAGGAGCAGAGAAAGGAAATGACATTAGAGGAACAACTGAAGGATCTGCAAGAAAAACTAGACATGACTCAAGCTATCAAACATGGAG GTGTTAGAGCAACCAGAGTGAGGATGCTGCGAAAGGAGATTGCACTTGTTCGACGAAAGCTGAACCAGGAGAAAAGACACCTCTCAGAATCAAGTG GATGTTTGGATGGCTCAAATCTCAGCGAGTCTTGTTTATCACCGCTGGAAGAAGAACAACCTTCGAAGAAGTTTCGAACCATTGATCAGAACGATTCACTGAACGGTGTCGGTAGCTCGGGCAAATCTGTGGACAACGAAGACCGTCGCTTGTCGGGTGAAAGTTTGATAAACAGGCGAACTATTGCTAACCCTAGTCCAGGCACCAGCCGACGGAGTGGAATATTGTTTAATAAAGGAAGGCATAGGGCGAGGCGGAATTTGTCAGCAGGGGCAGATAAGTTCCACTTTGATATCGTGACCACATCCAAGCACGGACTGAAATCTACACCCAATCGAACGTTCGAGAACGATCACGTGAGCACCGAAGGTCAGGTGACTGAAAATTTTCCAACGGATGAGACTGGTGACGAGCGTGATTTGGTGTTCGAGGAAAGACATCAACCGCTTCCTGTGGAGGAAAAAAAACCGCAGAAACGAGCGAGAGACGAAAATTTAAACACCAATTATAGCTGTCATGTACCAAAAAAGACCTATAAAACAGAGCTGGGAAAGTTGATAGAGGATGCAACGTTGCCAATGTTTGACACTCCCTCTGATAAACTGAATAATCATTTTGCCTTCACGAACGGACTTCGGCAGCGTTCGTATCGTTCGTACACGAGTGGATCGGAGTCAGACTTAAGCGAAATCAGGATGAATGGGCCTCGTGCCTCTCGGGAACTTTGTCGGAAAATGTCAACGCTATCCGAAGACGAGCTTAGCACGACTGATACCGAGAACAGCTCGGCGGAAAATCGAGCCGTTAATGGGCCAGTCgatggaaaacgaaaaaagaaagcgGCGCCAAGACCAAGGAAAACGACAACTTCTGATTCCGAGATGGCGGATCTGCCTCCCATGCAACCGCTCGATTTAGTGTGGGCCAAGTGTAGGGGCTATCCATCCTATCCAGCCCTG ATCATTAATCCTCGCACAAAGAAAGGGTTCCTTCACCACGGAGTGCCCATACCTGTTCCGCCCGAGGATGTCTTAAAGGAGAGAGCAAACACCGACGAACTACTCTACCTTGTGTTGTTTTTTGACAACAGAAGAACTTG GCAATGGCTGCCCCGTCACAAACTCGAACCATTAGGACAACACATGGAGCGAGACGATTACAAGCTCCAAGAGGGACGCAAAACATCAATGAGAAAGTCTGTGTCGCAAGCGTACCAGCGGGCTATAATGCACAGAAACCAGGTTCAAGGAGGGGGCTCTCGAGATtccgacgacgacgatgatgttTACGAAGATGTTGACGACGACGCCCGAGTTAAGGAGAACGGAAATGACGAAGACGAAGAGGAGGAAAGCGAAAATGAAGACGTGGACAATGATAACGATGAAGAACATGATCCATTAGAGGAAAATGGATTTGTGTAG
- the LOC136895720 gene encoding peregrin-like isoform X1, which produces MLVNLGELIDNLRATKPPYECPLCQKIYKSYSGIEYHLRVFKHDGTEVIGATPTSSKKGKGRGRKSVKNKKPPPSPPNVSVPRETLTYAQAQEIVEVEIDGFPQRIHINDQLDLLDGDEISNGPPENSEKAVETVAFESVLIKPLSDSKSNNKKEQIGENKKPGLPLAEFGENDEPGFRQPDAPLRPTAYFRFIEQTSEELDEMVEYDMDEEDYVWLDTINDKRKSEGIAPVSQEIFETLMDRLEKESYFESQTNCDPNQYIDEDAVCCICNDGECQNSNAILFCDMCNLAVHQECYGVPYIPEGQWLCRRCLQSPSRAVDCVLCPNKTGAFKQTDNGKWGHVVCALWIPEVCFANTVFLEPIDSIENIPQARWKLTCYICKRRHGACIQCFKTNCYTAFHVTCAQQAGLYMKIEPIKGENGQLTVRKTAFCDVHTPSDSEVGKEEEESEDEVREKTSPSKSKTPGKTPNKTPAKACSKSAKSAKSKRSIKKFRKLLSEKKTTAVPIVNIPFIPAHRLSKIVGRVAMARKAQFIQSLQSYWMLKRQSRNGVPLLRRLQANHQSQKAGADESSERSQRIKAMKEQLHFWQRLRHDLERARLLVELIRKREKLKREQVKVKQHVVDLQLQPLNIVLRKTLDLLQTKDPGEIFAEPVDTEEVVDYCDVIDEPMDFSTMSKRIEDNHYRTMEQFERDFNLIIGNCLKYNAPDTVYYRAALKLRDQGRPIVRAARRQVERAGIDPVTGLHTEEIPTLADREPTEEDFVLTEEQRKEMTLEEQLKDLQEKLDMTQAIKHGGVRATRVRMLRKEIALVRRKLNQEKRHLSESSVGCLDGSNLSESCLSPLEEEQPSKKFRTIDQNDSLNGVGSSGKSVDNEDRRLSGESLINRRTIANPSPGTSRRSGILFNKGRHRARRNLSAGADKFHFDIVTTSKHGLKSTPNRTFENDHVSTEGQVTENFPTDETGDERDLVFEERHQPLPVEEKKPQKRARDENLNTNYSCHVPKKTYKTELGKLIEDATLPMFDTPSDKLNNHFAFTNGLRQRSYRSYTSGSESDLSEIRMNGPRASRELCRKMSTLSEDELSTTDTENSSAENRAVNGPVDGKRKKKAAPRPRKTTTSDSEMADLPPMQPLDLVWAKCRGYPSYPALIINPRTKKGFLHHGVPIPVPPEDVLKERANTDELLYLVLFFDNRRTWQWLPRHKLEPLGQHMERDDYKLQEGRKTSMRKSVSQAYQRAIMHRNQVQGGGSRDSDDDDDVYEDVDDDARVKENGNDEDEEEESENEDVDNDNDEEHDPLEENGFV; this is translated from the exons ATGTTAGTGAACTTAGGAGAACTTATCGACAACCTTCGGGCAACCAAGCCGCCCTATGAGTGTCCTTTATGTCAAAAGATCTACAAGAGTTATAGTGGAATTGAATATCATTTGCGCGTTTTCAAACACGATGGAACAGAAGTTATAGGAGCTACACCAACTTCGTCTAAAAAGGGAAAGGGTCGTGGAAGAAAAAGCGTTAAAAACAAGAAACCTCCACCTTCACCTCCAAATGTTAGCGTGCCTCGAGAGACGCTTACGTACGCTCAAGCGCAAGAAATTGTTGAGGTGGAAATCGATGGTTTTCCTCAAAGAATTCACATAAATGATCAACTGGACCTTTTAGATGGTGATGAAATTTCTAATGGCCCGCCGGAAAATTCCGAAAAAGCTGTAGAAACGGTCGCGTTTGAGTCAGTGTTGATCAAACCTCTCTCAGATAGCAAGTCGAATAACAAGAAAGAACAAATCGGCGAAAACAAAAAACCCGGTCTACCGTTGGCGGAATTTGGCGAAAACGATGAACCAGGATTCAGGCAACCCGATGCACCTTTAAGACCAACTGCTTATTTTCGATTCATTGAACAAACTAGTGAGGAATTGGACGAAATGGTGGAGTATGATATGGACGAAGAAGACTATGTGTGGCTAGATACAATAAACGATAAACGGAAGAGCGAAGGAATAGCTCCTGTGTCGCAGGAAATCTTTGAAACTCTTATGGACAGACTCGAGAAAGAGTCATACTTTGAGAGCCAAACGAATTGTGATCCAAACCAATACATCGATGAAGACGCCGTGTGTTGCATCTGCAATGACGGCGAGTGTCAAAATAGTAACGCAATCTTGTTCTGTGACATGTGTAACCTGGCCGTCCATCAAGAGTGTTATGGTGTACCGTATATTCCTGAGGGACAATGGCTTTGCAGGCGCTGTTTGCAGTCCCCATCGAGAGCAGTAGACTGTGTCCTTTGTCCAAATAAGACTGGCGCATTTAAACAAACTGACAATGGAAAATGGGGTCATGTTGTTTGTGCGTTATGGATCCCTGAAGTTTGCTTTGCAAACACGGTGTTCTTGGAACCAATTGACTCTATTGAAAATATTCCTCAAGCAAGATGGAAACTCACTTGTTACATTTGTAAGCGGCGCCATGGAGCATGCATTCAgtgttttaaaacaaactgCTATACAGCCTTCCATGTTACGTGTGCGCAACAGGCAGGATTATACATGAAAATAGAACCAATCAAAGGGGAAAATGGTCAGCTAACTGTCCGGAAAACCGCATTTTGTGATGTGCATACACCATCTGATTCAGAGGTgggaaaggaagaagaagaaagtgaagaTGAAGTCAGAGAAAAGACAAGTCCATCAAAAAGCAAGACTCCAGGAAAGACTCCAAACAAAACTCCTGCAAAAGCCTGCAGTAAATCAGCAAAATCTGCTAAATCCAAGAGAAGCATAAAAAAATTCAGGAAACTTTTATCTGAGAAGAAGACAACTGCAGTGCCAATAGTAAACATCCCCTTTATTCCTGCTCATCG GCTGAGCAAGATTGTTGGCCGTGTAGCCATGGCCCGCAAGGCACAATTTATTCAAAGCCTGCAGAGTTACTGGATGTTAAAGCGACAGTCGAGGAATGGAGTCCCTCTCTTAAGAAGACTCCAAGCTAATCACCAGAGTCAGAAAGCTGGGGCTGATGAG TCAAGTGAAAGGTCACAGAGGATCAAAGCTATGAAGGAACAATTGCATTTTTGGCAGCGTCTTAGGCATGACTTGGAGAGGGCACGTTTGTTAGTGGAATTAATTCGGAAAAGGGAGAAACTCAAAAGGGAACAG GTTAAAGTGAAACAACATGTTGTCGACCTTCAGCTGCAGCCATTAAACATTGTGCTCAGAAAAACACTGGACCTTCTGCAAACTAAAGACCCAGGAGAAATCTTTGCAGAGCCAGTTGATACAGAAGAG GTTGTCGACTACTGTGATGTTATTGATGAGCCTATGGATTTTTCAACAATGTCAAAGCGCATTGAAGATAACCATTACAGAACCATGGAGCAGTTTGAGCGTGACTTCAACCTCATCATTGGAAACTGTCTGAAGTACAATGCACCAGACACTGTGTACTACCGTGCGGCACTCAAATTGCGAGACCAAGGACGTCCCATTGTACGTGCAGCGAGGAGGCAAGTTGAGCGTGCTGGTATTGATCCTGTGACAGGATTACATACAGAAGAAATACCCACCCTTGCTGATAGGGAGCCAACAGAGGAAG ATTTTGTCTTGACGGAGGAGCAGAGAAAGGAAATGACATTAGAGGAACAACTGAAGGATCTGCAAGAAAAACTAGACATGACTCAAGCTATCAAACATGGAG GTGTTAGAGCAACCAGAGTGAGGATGCTGCGAAAGGAGATTGCACTTGTTCGACGAAAGCTGAACCAGGAGAAAAGACACCTCTCAGAATCAAGTG tagGATGTTTGGATGGCTCAAATCTCAGCGAGTCTTGTTTATCACCGCTGGAAGAAGAACAACCTTCGAAGAAGTTTCGAACCATTGATCAGAACGATTCACTGAACGGTGTCGGTAGCTCGGGCAAATCTGTGGACAACGAAGACCGTCGCTTGTCGGGTGAAAGTTTGATAAACAGGCGAACTATTGCTAACCCTAGTCCAGGCACCAGCCGACGGAGTGGAATATTGTTTAATAAAGGAAGGCATAGGGCGAGGCGGAATTTGTCAGCAGGGGCAGATAAGTTCCACTTTGATATCGTGACCACATCCAAGCACGGACTGAAATCTACACCCAATCGAACGTTCGAGAACGATCACGTGAGCACCGAAGGTCAGGTGACTGAAAATTTTCCAACGGATGAGACTGGTGACGAGCGTGATTTGGTGTTCGAGGAAAGACATCAACCGCTTCCTGTGGAGGAAAAAAAACCGCAGAAACGAGCGAGAGACGAAAATTTAAACACCAATTATAGCTGTCATGTACCAAAAAAGACCTATAAAACAGAGCTGGGAAAGTTGATAGAGGATGCAACGTTGCCAATGTTTGACACTCCCTCTGATAAACTGAATAATCATTTTGCCTTCACGAACGGACTTCGGCAGCGTTCGTATCGTTCGTACACGAGTGGATCGGAGTCAGACTTAAGCGAAATCAGGATGAATGGGCCTCGTGCCTCTCGGGAACTTTGTCGGAAAATGTCAACGCTATCCGAAGACGAGCTTAGCACGACTGATACCGAGAACAGCTCGGCGGAAAATCGAGCCGTTAATGGGCCAGTCgatggaaaacgaaaaaagaaagcgGCGCCAAGACCAAGGAAAACGACAACTTCTGATTCCGAGATGGCGGATCTGCCTCCCATGCAACCGCTCGATTTAGTGTGGGCCAAGTGTAGGGGCTATCCATCCTATCCAGCCCTG ATCATTAATCCTCGCACAAAGAAAGGGTTCCTTCACCACGGAGTGCCCATACCTGTTCCGCCCGAGGATGTCTTAAAGGAGAGAGCAAACACCGACGAACTACTCTACCTTGTGTTGTTTTTTGACAACAGAAGAACTTG GCAATGGCTGCCCCGTCACAAACTCGAACCATTAGGACAACACATGGAGCGAGACGATTACAAGCTCCAAGAGGGACGCAAAACATCAATGAGAAAGTCTGTGTCGCAAGCGTACCAGCGGGCTATAATGCACAGAAACCAGGTTCAAGGAGGGGGCTCTCGAGATtccgacgacgacgatgatgttTACGAAGATGTTGACGACGACGCCCGAGTTAAGGAGAACGGAAATGACGAAGACGAAGAGGAGGAAAGCGAAAATGAAGACGTGGACAATGATAACGATGAAGAACATGATCCATTAGAGGAAAATGGATTTGTGTAG